Proteins encoded by one window of Leishmania infantum JPCM5 genome chromosome 32:
- a CDS encoding putative prostaglandin f synthase, whose amino-acid sequence MTGKCTHVTLGNGVQVPQLGIGTWEAKNGNEVVQNIKWAINAGYRHIDTAHYYKNEKGVGQGISECGVPRSDIFVTTKLWNYDHGYESALAAFEQSRQALGVEYVDLYLIHWPGPNRSYIETWRAFEKLYEMKKVRAIGVSNFEPHHLDDLLANCTVPPMVNQVEMHPHFQQKALRAYCAEKNIAVTAWRPLGKGALLTEPQLVELAEKHKRSAAQVIIRWLIQLGVIAIPKSSHEERIKQNFDVFDFELSPEDMRRLESMDKNSRIGPSPETFFPTECK is encoded by the coding sequence ATGACTGGTAAGTGCACTCACGTGACCCTGGGCAATGGGGTGCAGGTGCCACAGCTCGGCATCGGCACGTGGGAGGCGAAGAATGGCAACGAAGTCGTGCAGAACATCAAGTGGGCTATCAACGCTGGCTACCGTCATATTGACACTGCGCACTACTACAAGAACGAGAAAGGCGTTGGCCAGGGCATTAGCGAATGTGGCGTGCCGCGCTCGGATATCTTCGTCACGACGAAGCTATGGAACTACGACCACGGCTACGAAAGTgccctcgccgccttcgAGCAGAGTCGCCAGGCGCTTGGGGTGGAGTACGTGGATCTGTACCTAATCCACTGGCCGGGCCCAAATCGCTCGTATATCGAGACGTGGCGTGCCTTCGAGAAGCTGTATGAGATGAAGAAGGTGCGCGCGATTGGCGTGTCCAACTTTGAGCCGCACCACCTTGATGACCTGCTGGCGAACTGCACGGTGCCACCGATGGTGAACCAGGTAGAGATGCACCCTCACTTCCAGCAGAAGGCGCTCCGCGCGTACTGCGCTGAAAAGAACATTGCCGTGACGGCATGGCGCCCTCTTGGCAAGGGTGCCCTGCTGACAGAGCCTCAGCTCGTGGAGCTGGCGGAAAAGCACAAGAGGTCTGCAGCTCAGGTCATCATTCGCTGGCTCATCCAACTCGGCGTCATTGCCATCCCCAAGTCCAGCCACGAGGAGCGCATCAAACAGAACTTCGACGTTTTTGATTTTGAGCTTTCACCGGAGGACATGCGGAGACTCGAGTCTATGGACAAGAATTCGCGTATCGGGCCTAGCCCCGAGACCTTCTTCCCAACCGAGTGCAAGtaa
- a CDS encoding 40S ribosomal protein S2: protein MADAQPAENPGVEAPRAERNFGRGRGGRGGRGRGRGGPGEEKEWVPCTKLGRLVKAQKVTSLEEIFLFSMPIKEHQIVDTLIAEGQLHDEMMKIYPVQKATSAGQRTRFKAFNVVGDCDGHIGIGARVGKEVSLAIRASMIAAKLNIVPVRRGYWGNKIGEPHTIPMKVTGKCGSVAVRLVPAPRGTGIVAAPVPKKILEFAGVEDVYTSSRGKTRTHGNLIMATFYALRKTYGFLTPDLWAETEPSRDPTDEHAELLAEMTTA, encoded by the coding sequence ATGGCTGACGCTCAACCTGCTGAGAATCCCGGTGTGGAGGCGCCCCGCGCCGAACGCAACTTCGGCCGAGGCCGTGGCGGACGCGGTGGCCGTGGCCGTGGCCGCGGTGGTCcgggggaggagaaagagtgGGTCCCGTGCACCAAGCTGGGTCGCCTCGTGAAGGCGCAGAAGGTCACCTCTCTGGAAGAGATCTTCCTCTTCTCGATGCCCATCAAGGAGCACCAGATCGTGGACACTCTCATCGCTGAGGGCCAGCTGCACGACGAGATGATGAAGATCTACCCCGTGCAGAAAGCCACATCGGCCGGCCAGCGCACCCGCTTCAAGGCCTTCAACGTCGTCGGCGACTGTGACGGCCACATCGGCATCGGTGCCCGCGTCGGCAAGGAGGTGTCGCTGGCGATTCGCGCCTCGATGATTGCGGCCAAGCTCAACAtcgtgccggtgcgccgcggcTACTGGGGCAACAAGATCGGTGAGCCACATACGATCCCGATGAAGGTGACCGGAAAGTGTGGTTCCGTCGCCGTCCGTCTCGTGCCCGCGCCCCGCGGTAccggcatcgtcgccgcccccGTGCCCAAGAAGATCCTCGAGTTTGCCGGTGTCGAGGACGTGTACACGAGCTCCCGTGGCAAGACCCGCACGCACGGCAACCTGATCATGGCCACTTTCTACGCCCTGCGCAAGACCTACGGCTTCCTCACGCCCGACCTCTGGGCGGAAACGGAGCCCAGCCGCGATCCGACGGATGAGCATGCTGAGCTGCTTGCCGAGATGACCACCGCGTAA
- a CDS encoding putative 60S ribosomal protein L17 produces MTHYSRKPQVSSKSAKAKVSDLRCHYKNTFETANVINGMPLRKAQQLYRQVLAKTRCIPFKRYNGKIGRTAQAKEWGQTKGRWPRKSVVAMMSLLKNAEANAIEKGLDPNQMVIKHVQVDQAARMRRRTYRAHGRITPYMCSPCHVQLFMSEKKERVPAPKSAPKK; encoded by the coding sequence ATGACGCACTACTCCCGAAAGCCGCAGGTGTCGTCGAAGAGCGCCAAGGCGAAGGTTAGCGACCTCCGCTGCCACTACAAGAACACCTTCGAGACCGCAAATGTAATCAACGGCATGCCGCTTCGCAAGGCTCAGCAGCTGTACCGTCAGGTGCTCGCCAAGACCCGCTGCATCCCGTTCAAGCGCTACAACGGCAAGATCGGCCGCACCGCTCAGGCGAAGGAGTGGGGCCAGACCAAGGGCCGCTGGCCGCGCAAGTCCGTCGTGGCGATGATGTCGCTGCTCAAGAACGCCGAGGCCAACGCCATCGAGAAGGGTCTTGACCCCAACCAGATGGTCATCAAGCACGTCCAGGTGGACCAGGCTGCCcgcatgcgccgccgcacgtacCGTGCCCACGGTCGCATCACGCCGTACATGTGCAGCCCCTGCCACGTGCAGCTGTTCATGTCGGAGAAGAAGGAGCGCGTCCCGGCCCCGAAGAGCGCCCCCAAGAAGTAA
- a CDS encoding putative ATP-dependent RNA helicase, whose product MYKNQAQPQPQPQPQPQAQPQEPSAVAGAMGGYGSYQQQNRQYGGGNRGFNDAQGTYGGGFNRNGGGGGFRGGFGGFGGGARGPPREFVGNNHYHREEKSEEEIFKEHTPGINFDQYEAIKVSITPNDVEPAESFATMALAPALAENVNRCRYQKPTPVQKYGIPCVLNGSDLMACAQTGSGKTAAYLIPAINFMLVNNLNRAKPTNSQSAPSALVLSPTRELSIQIYEEGRKFTYRTGIRCVVVYGGADPRHQIHELTRGCGLLVATPGRLSDMFTRGYTRYSDVRFLVLDEADRMLDMGFEPQIRAIVQGPDSDMPPPGERQTLLYSATFPKEIQQMAREFLYHHHFLQVGRVGSTTENITQDVRWVEDMDKRGCLLEVLKEHQGERVLVFVEKKRDADYLERYLRQSRIPCSSIHGDRVQREREEALDIFKSGVCRVLVATDVASRGLDIPNVAVVVQYDLPSNIDDYVHRIGRTGRAGKRGTAISFFNDKNRNIVDDLIPLLRETNQTVLPEVQALAKKPNVQNQPRGRGRGGFRSGGFGGGFGGGYGGGYGGRGGYRGGGGFGGGYGGGYGGGYGGNNGGYRPRGGYGGGGYGGGYGGDRNMRSDVFGQ is encoded by the coding sequence ATGTATAAGAATCAGGCGCAacctcagccgcagccgcagccgcagccacagGCGCAGCCACAGGAACCCTCTGCTGTCGCTGGTGCAATGGGCGGCTACGGCAGCTATCAGCAGCAGAACCGCCagtacggcggcggcaaccgTGGCTTCAACGATGCTCAAGGCACCTACGGAGGCGGCTTCAATcgcaacggcggcggtggcggcttccGCGGCGGCTTTGGGGgcttcggcggtggcgcgcgagGCCCGCCGCGCGAGTTCGTCGGCAACAATCACTATCACCGCGAAGAGAAGTCCGAGGAGGAGATCTTCAAGGAGCACACTCCGGGTATCAACTTCGACCAGTACGAGGCGATTAAGGTGTCCATCACTCCAAATGACGTGGAGCCGGCGGAGTCCTTTGCCACGATGGCGCTCGCCCCGGCACTGGCGGAGAACGTGaaccgctgccgctaccAGAAGCCAACGCCGGTGCAGAAGTACGGCATCCCGTGCGTGCTGAACGGCAGCGATCTGATGGCATGTGCCCAGACTGGCTCCGGTAAGACTGCTGCTTACCTCATCCCGGCCATCAACTTCATGCTGGTCAACAACCTCAACCGCGCCAAGCCCACGAACAGCCAGTCCGCCCCGTCCGCGCTGGTGCTGTCACCGACGCGCGAGCTGTCCATTCAGATTTACGAGGAGGGCCGCAAGTTCACGTACCGCACCGGTATTCGCTGCGTTGTCGTGTACGGCGGGGCGGACCCGCGCCACCAGATCCACGAGCTGACCCGCGGATGTGGTTTGCTGGTGGCGACGCCGGGTCGTCTGTCTGACATGTTCACCCGCGGCTACACCCGCTACTCGGACGTCCGCTTCCTCGTACTCGATGAGGCTGACCGCATGCTCGATATGGGCTTTGAGCCGCAGATTCGCGCGATCGTCCAGGGCCCGGACAGCGACATGCCACCGCCGGGTGAGCGCCAGACGCTGCTGTACTCAGCCACCTTCCCGAAGGAGATTCAGCAGATGGCCCGTGAATTTCTgtaccaccaccacttccTGCAGGTCGGCCGTGTGGGCTCGACCACCGAGAACATCACCCAGGATGTGCGCTGGGTCGAAGACATGGACAAGCGCGGCTGCCTGCTGGAGGTGCTAAAGGAGCACCAGGGCGAGCGTGTCCTCGTGTTCgtggagaagaagcgcgaTGCTGACTACCTGGAGCGCTACCTGCGTCAGAGCCGCATCCCCTGCTCCTCCATCCACGGCgaccgcgtgcagcgcgagcgtgAGGAGGCTCTCGACATCTTCAAGAGTGGTGTGTGCCGCGTGCTGGTCGCAACCGACGTCGCCTCGCGTGGTCTGGACATCCCCAACGTCGCGGTGGTGGTCCAGTACGACCTGCCCAGCAACATCGATGACTATGTGCACCGCATCGGCCGTACGGGTCGTGCCGGCAAGCGCGGTACGGCAATCTCCTTCTTCAACGACAAGAACCGCAACATCGTCGATGACCTGATCCCGCTTCTGCGCGAAACGAACCAAACGGTGCTGCCAGAGGTGCAGGCACTGGCCAAGAAGCCCAACGTGCAGAACCAGCCTCGCGGTCGCGGCCGTGGTGGCTTCCGCAGTGGTGGCTTCGGCGGCGGTTTCGGTGGCGGCTACGGTGGTGGCTACGGCGGTCGCGGCGGAtaccgcggtggcggcggctttggtggcggctacggcggcggctacgGTGGTGGCTACGGCGGCAACAACGGCGGCTACCGTCCCCGCGGCGgctacggcggcggtggctacGGCGGTGGCTACGGCGGTGACCGCAACATGCGATCTGACGTCTTTGGTCAGTAG